The region TTATCCGACAGCTCTTAGAATCGCTTTATATGAGAGATTGAGTGGCTTAACTGAATCAATGCGAATTCTTAAAGATTCTTTTTCGAAAAAAGCTGAAGAATTTAAAGATGTCTTAAAGATGGGCAGAACCCAACTTCAAGATGCCGTTCCGATGACTTTAGGTCAAGAATTCAAGGCTTTTGAATTGATGATCAATAAAGATATCGAACGTGTTTTGGATGCTAGAAATTGGATTCGAGTTATCAATCTTGGCGGAACTGCGATTGGTACAGGGATTAATTCTCATCCTGATTATAAAAATATAGTGGAGCAAAAAATACAAGAAGTTACAGGTAGGCCTTTTGTTACGGCTACGGATTTGATAGAAGCAACTCAAAGTACGGGTGCTTATGTGCAAATTAGCGGTGTGCTTAAAAGGGTTTCAGTCAAACTTTCTAAAATATGCAATGATTTAAGGTTGCTTAGTTCAGGTCCGAGGGCAGGTTTAAATGAGATCAATCTACCTAAAATGCAACCTGGAAGTTCGATTATGCCTGGCAAGGTGAATCCCGTTATCCCAGAAGTCGTTAATCAAGTTTGCTTTGCTGTGATAGGGAATGACATTACTGTTACAATGGCTGCTGAGGGCGGGCAATTGCAATTAAATGTGTTTGAACCTGTCATTGCTTATAGTTTGTTTAACTCGATTGTGATGCTCAATCGCGCAATGCTTACGCTTGCTAATAAATGCATTGATGGGATTAGTGCCAATGAGGACATATGTAAAAATTTTGTACTCAATAGCATTGGGATTGTTACTGCCCTCAATCCTTATATCGGGTATGAAAACTCTGCTTCTATTGCTAAAGAATCTCTTGCTACCGGAAAAAGCGTTTATGAGATAGCGCTAGAGAGGGGATTATTGAATAAGGAGCAGCTGGATGAAATTTTCAAACCCCAAAATATGATCAATCCACATATGTATAAGAAAAATAAAAGTTGAATGAATTTAAGCAATTTTAATGCGTGATATTCAAAAAATTCTTCATCTTAAATTTTTATATTATCAAAAGATGTTTGGGGGCAAGTATATTGAAAATATCAATCTGAAGCCTTTTGAAGAAAGTTTGACAATGCCCAAAACTTCTTTATATGATATGGTTTCTCACTGCGCACTTTGTGATCGAAGTAAAAGCTCCAAGCCTGCTTTTGGAATTTTACCTTCTGAGCCTAAAATTATTTTTGTTACACAACTGCCTTTAGTGAATGCTTTTGGCGCATTTTTGGAAAATAAAAGCTCAAAAATGCTTCAAGACATTGCTCAAAATGTTTTTGCATTAAAATCTCAAGAATATGGCGTTTTATCTTTGGTTAAATGTGATGATAGTAATCTTAAAGTATCTGATGAAGAAATTTTAATCTGTAAGCAGTATTTGAATGAGCAAATCCTGTCTAAATATACTAAAATTATAATATTAATGGGAGATTGTGTGTTGGCACATTTACTTGGTTTGAATTTTGAGGATTGTGCAGGCAGTATTTTTACTCAGAATGGCAAGGCTTTTTTAGCAACTTATTCTTTGAATCAGTTACTCAAAAATCCTTCTTTAAAAAAAGAGGCAATGAAACATTTTTTACTTGCAAGGGGATATTTTGAAAAATAAACGAATTTATATTGGCATTTTAGCTACTTTTTTGCATACAGGGCTTTTTGCAAAAAGCTATATCATTTCTCCATTGCCTTTGCCCAAACAAGAGGTAGTCGATATTGATATTAAGAAATGTGATGAAAAATGTTTGGAAAAACTTTATGCTGATGGCAAATTATTTTCATTTGTGGCAAAATTTAAAAATGACACCCAAAATATAGAACTTAGGGCAAACTTAGCAGTTGCTTTATCTGAAATTGATTCTTTTATGCAAAGCTCGGTATATCAAGATCAAAAAAATTCTAAGATTAAGATTGCGCTTTTGATTCCTAAGAAAATTGTTGGACGTTATTCTGTTGCAAGCATTGATACTATTTTGGCTTATTTGATGACGCGCGGCGGGGATTTTGATTTTAAAGTTTTTGACAGCGGGAGTGAAGATTCTTTAAATTTAAGTGAGACTTATGATAAAATCAAACAAGAAAAATATCAGTTTGTGGTTGCAGTCCTCACACAAGCAGGAGTTGAAAATTTTATTCAAGACACTTATGTCAGTCTTCCAACCTATATCCCCACTATAAATAAAAATCAACTTGATAAAAACCTGAAATTACCTCCAAACCTTTATTTTGGGGGGATTGATTATTATGCTCAAATGCAAGTGATTACAACTTTGGCAGCTAGTGCCTCTATTGTCGAATATGACGATGATAGCCCTGTAGGACTGATTTTGGGCGATATTTTAGATAGCTTGGATCCCAATATTGTATATAAAGATATCGTTTCATCCCAACAAGCTGCGACATTTGCCAAAAATCTCAAAACTCAAGAAGATTTTTTGGAAAAAAGCGTTGTGGTTTTAAATACTCCTGTAGTTAAAAGTGGTTTAATGCTTTCTCAATTGGGGTTTTCTAATAAAAAACCTTCCAAAATCCTTTCGGTTCAAATCAACTACAATCCTTCCATTTTAATGCTTGTGCAACCTAAGGATCGTCAAAATTTTTATATTGTGAATGCAATTGGAAGCACTGATCAAAAATTGATTGAATATGGCGCTTTACTTAGTAGTGATTTGCGTTATGATTGGGTGAATTATTCTACAGCAATCGGAGTGGAAATGTTTTTTGATTTTCAGGATACTAAAATCAATAAGTTTTTTTCAGAACTCATCAATGACAATCAAGTCCAATATGTAAATACTTTATACCGTGCTAAAGGTTCTGTATTTGAACCCGTTAAATAAGAGGAGTTGATCCTTTGAAGGATCACTCTTTTGTTTAAAAAACAGGTTTTGGAGTTTTATCTGTAACCGGAGGCAGGGTAGGGTAAATAATTTCAGGTTTTGTGCCTGTGAGAGATTGGAAGAAAGTTTGTATTTTTTTAGCTTCATCATCGCTGATGGTAATGCCTAGCTGGATTGCTCCCATTTCTTTGATAGCATCTTTGACATCCCAATATTGACCATTATGAAAATAAGGCATTGTTTCAGTTATATTTCTTAGAGTGGGGACTTTTACCATACCATTGGCATCGCCTTTAAAATTTCCTATGCTTGCAAATTTGTATGGTTTTACAACACCAAATGGTTGCATACTGCCACCAAGATTGATGCCGGTATGGCAGGCTGTACATCCTTTGTCAATAAAGATATTTAACCCCTCTTGTTCATCTTTACTGAGTGCTTTGGGGTTTCCTTTAAGAAAATCATCATAGCGGCTTGGAGTAACAAGAGTTTCTTCAAACATCGCAATAGTGTCAGCAATGAGTTTGAAGTCAATTTTTACTTTGTTTCCGTAGGCTTTTTTGAATTCATCCACATAAGCAGGCATAGAAGTGATTTTTTCTACAACAAGTTTAGGGCTTGCAGCCATTTCTACAGGATTTTGAATTGGTCCTTGGGCTTGATCGCCTAGGTGTTTTGCCCTTCCATCCCAAAATTGCACTGAATTGAATACGGAGTTAAAGACAGTTGGAGAATTTAAATGATGGGTATTTGGCTGCCATTTTTCACCGATTGCTGCTGGGACAACATCAACGCCTCCCAATGCAAGATTGTGGCAAGTGTTGCAGGAAATGAGGTTTGAGCTTGAAATTCTAGGATCAAAATAAAGCTTTTTGCCTAATTCGATTTGAGCTTGAGTCATTTTTGGTTTATAGCCTGTTGCTAGGTCCGTATCTGTAGCTTTTTTAAGTTGATAATCTTTCAAAGCCTTTCCAGTAGGGATAGGCTCTAAACCTACTCCTTTAGCTTTTTGAATCAATTCTTGATTGCTTTCTCCAAAGGCATTAATCGCACAAAATGCAATAATACTTCCTATAATTGCGAGTTTTCTCATTGTTTTTCCTTCTGTTTGGTTTAGTTTTGTATCCTAAATTATATCTAAAACAGAAAAATCTAATAAGTAAGATTTATTAATTAAAAAATATTTTTTATAAAACAGTTATTAAGTTTTGGTTTTAAATTTATTAAAATATAAAGAAAGATTCTTATAATTAATGTTGGAATTGAGATAATTTTGTTTAGCGTGCAATATAAATTCAGATTGGCAAAGTTTTATTGCAGAGTAAATCAAATCTAAAGGATAATATTTTTATAATAAATTTCTGCTTTTCTTTTGGGTTTTGATAAAAATATCAAAGTAAATTTAAGGAATTTTATGAGTTATACACACTTGCACTTACATACCGAATATTCTTTGCTTGATGGAGCGAATAAAATCAAGGCTTTGGCCAAAAAAATCAAAGCACTTGGAATGAAAAGCGTGAGTATGACCGATCACGGAAATATGTTTGGAGCAATTGATTTTTATACGACGATGAAAAAAGAAGGTATCAAGCCCATCATCGGTATTGAGACGTATCTGCATAATGCTTCAGATTTGGGTAGCAAAGAGTCCAAACAACGCTTCCATCTTTGTTTGTATGCTAAAAATCAAGAAGGTTATAAAAATCTAATGTATTTAAGCTCAATGGCTTTTATTGAAGGCTTTTACTATTATCCTAGAATCAATAAAAAGATTTTGCGCGAGCATTCTGCAGGTCTGATTTGCTCTTCGGCGTGCTTGCAAGGTGAGGTAAGTTGGCAACTCAATACCAATAATCCTAGAAATGTAAAAATCGGAGCTAAGGGTTATGATACCGCCAAAGAAGTAGCACTTGAATATCAAGATATTTTTGGAGATGATTTTTATATTGAGATTATGCGTCACGGGATTGCCGATCAGAGCTTTATTGATGAGCAATTAATCAGACTTTCTTTAGAAACAGGGATTAAACTGATTGCTACAAATGATACCCATTATACTGATCAAGATGATGCGAGTGCTCAAGAAGTAGCAATGTGTGTGGCGATGGCAAAAACTCTTGATGATCAAAACAGACTCAAACATTCAGTAAAAGAATTTTATGTAAAATCTCCTCAAGAAATGGCGAGACTCTTTGCCGATATTCCCGAAGCTTTGGCAAATACCCAAGAAATTGCTGATAAATGCAATCTTGAAATTGACCTCAAGGATGAAAAAAACAATCCTCCTACCCCGCCAAGATTCAAATTCACACAAGAATATGCCAAAGCAGAAGGGTTAGATATAACAGATGATGCAAGCTATTTTGCTCATAAAGCCCGAGAAGGTTTAGTAGAAAGACTCAAGATTATCCCTCAAGAGCGTCATCAACTCTACAAAGACAGACTTGAAAGAGAGATTGAAGTCATTAATAGTATGAAATTTCCGGGTTATATGCTCATTGTATGGGATTTTATAAGGCACGCTAAAGAAAACGGTATCCCAGTAGGTCCAGGCAGGGGGAGCGCAGCAGGGAGCTTGGTAGCATTTTGTCTTAAGATTACCAATATTGATCCTTTAAAATATGATCTTCTTTTTGAGAGATTTTTAAACCCTGAGCGGGTTTCGATGCCTGATATTGACACAGATTTTTGTCAGAGGCGGCGTGGGGAAATTATTGAATATATGATTGAAAAATATGGTAAGTATAACGTGGCTCAAGTCATTACTTTTGGCAAGATGCTTGCCAAAGGCGTTATTAGAGATGTTGCACGTGTATTGAATATGCCTTATAGAGAAGCTGATGATATGGCAAAACTGATTCCTGATAAATTGGGTATCACGCTTCAAGGATATGAGGAAAAAGATGGGAAATGGATAGATGGAGCTTGGGAGCTTGAGCCTAAAATTTCAGAACTCACTCAAGAAAATCCTTTAGCCAAGAAAGTCTGGGATTTTTCTTTGATGCTTGAAGGACTCAATCGCAATGCTGGCAAGCACGCTGCTGCGCTTGTACTTGATAGCGAAAGGGAATTGTGGCATAAGACCCCGCTTTATACCGGTGATAAAACTGGTGGAGCAATTGTCACGCAATATTCAATGAAATATCTTGAGCCTGTCGATTTAATCAAATTTGACTTTCTTGGACTCAAAACTCTAACAGTCATAGATGATGCACTCAAACTCATCGTTAAAAGATATCAGAAAGAATTAGATTTTTTAACGATTGATACAGATGATCCTGAAGTTTATAAAACGATACAAAGCGGTAATACTGTTGGTATATTTCAAATCGAATCTGGTATGTTTCAAGGTCTCAATAAACGTTTGAAACCTTCAACATTTGAAGATATTATTGCAATCATTGCCTTAGGACGACCCGGTCCGATGGAATCAGGAATGGTTGATGATTTTGTCAATCGCAAGCACGGGTTAGAGCCTATCACCTATATGTTCCCTGAGCTTGAACCCATCCTTAAGCCTACCTATGGCACGATTGTCTATCAAGAACAAGTGATGCAAATCGTCCAAACCATCGGAGGTTTTTCTTTAGGGGAAGCTGATTTGATACGTCGGGCAATGGGGAAAAAAGACGCCCAAATTATGGCTGACAATAAAGTCAAGTTTGCTATGGGTGCTCAAGCCAAAGGATTTGATAAGAATAAAGCTGAAGAGCTTTGGGAACTCATTGTCAAATTTGCAGGCTATGGGTTTAATAAATCCCATTCGGCAGCTTATGCGATGGTAACGTTTCAGACTGCTTATTTGAAGACTTATTACGAACACGAATTTATGGCTGCAATGCTTACAAGCGAGTCAGATAAGATTGAATCGGTGGCAAAATATATCGATGAGGTGAAACTTTTGGGTATTGAACTTGTTCCTCCTCACGTCAATACTTCAGCACTGAATTTTGGCGTGGGTGATTTTGAGGTCAAAGACAGCAAGACAATTAAAAAAATTATTTTTGGTTTGGGCGCGATTAAAGGAGCAGGGGAAGGTCCGTTGAAAAATATCATTGAAGTCAGGGAAAGTGAGGGCGAATTTAAAAACTTGGAAGATTTTATTTCAAGAGTGGATTTTACAAAACTCACCAAAAGAATCTTAGAGCCTTTGATAAAAACGGGCAGTCTTGATGGATTGGGTTATACTAGAGCAACAATGCTTCAAAATATAGATGCGATTTGCGATGCAGGCAGAGCTAAAAACAAGATCAAAGAAATGATGGCAGGTTCTTTATTTGGAGATGCTCAAGATGATGCTCAGCCTGTAGCGTTAAATCTGACTCATATTTTTGAATATGATGTTAAAACTTTGCTTGATTATGAGTATGAGTGCTTAGGCATTTATGTTTCGGGTCATCCTTTAGACGACTTTCAAAAAGAAATCAAAGCGATTAAGGGTGTGGCCAAAAGCACAGAATTAAATTCCTTAGAAATCGGTTCTAATATAATGATTGTCGGGAAGGTTTTAGATGTCAAGAAAAAGATTGGGAAAAAAACTGGAAAACCTTATGGAACGGCTGATATTTTGGATTTTTATGGAAAGATTGATTTGATGCTTTTTGAAAAACATCTTCAAGAACTTGAAAGTTTTGATCTTTCTAAACCTCTAGCTTTTAAATGCAAGATTGAAGAGCGTGAGGGAAATGTACAGCTTCGTTTGCTTGAGATTATGAATCTTGAAGACGCAAAGGGGCAAAATACGAAAATAAAATACAAAACCCCTCAAATCCAAGATCCTCAAGAAGAAATCATTCCTATTGATATGAAGCCCCAAGAACTTAATGATGCAACTTGCCCCTTAGCTGTGGTTTTAAAGAAGAGCATTGATGGTAGTTTTTTTGAAAAGATTAAATCTGAAGCACAAAAATTTGAAGGTGAACGCGAACTTCGGGTTGTGATTGAAGATGGGCAAAGAAAATATATGTTTGTAAGTAGTTTGAAAGTCAGCGGCAAAATCAAACAAAGTTTTTGCGATCTTGAATGGATGGATATTTCGTGAGACTCAATCAGTTTATTTCCCACCATACAAAATATTCGCGCAGAGAAGCCGATGTCTTGATCGAACAAGGTAGAGTGAATGTTGAAAAGACTAAAGCAGATTTTAAAACCATTCTCAAGGATAATCAAAGGGTATTTATTGATGGAAAATATATAAAACCACAAAAAAATGATTTATATACGGTTGTGGTTTATCATAAGCCTAAAGGTGAGATTGTCAGCAAAAAAGATGATCGAGGCAGGAGAGTGATTTATGATTCTTTAGGAGAAAAATATGCTTGTTTTGTTCCTGTGGGCAGACTTGATTTTGCTTCAGAAGGGGTTATATTGCTCACTGATAGTAAGAAAGTTGCCCAGTCTTTAATGGAAAGTTCTTTGGAGCGCGAATATATTATCAAGGTTAAGGGCAATATCACTCAAGAAATCATACAGGCTATGACAGAGGGGATTTATCTTGAGAATGCACAGGCAGGAGCCCATCCTAAAAATAAAATCAGACAAATGGAATTTGCTCCTTTTGCCAAATATGAGATCATAAAAAATGAAAAAAATTTTTCCAAACTTAAGGTTTCAATCAAAGAAGGAAAAAACAGAGAATTGCGAAGATTTTTTGCTTATTTTAAAAAAGATGTTTTAGATTTGCGACGCATTCGTTACGGATGGGTTTGTTTGAATGCTTTGCCGGTAGGAAAAACAAGATTTTTAAATAAAGATGAATATAAATTACTCCATAAATTTATGGATAAGGGTGATTAAAATTTTTTTCTAAGCAAAAAATAAGCATAATTCTAGAATTATAATATTTGAATAAGGAAGAATTATGAAAAAACTGATTTTTGTTTCGTTATTATTAGGGGTAATTTTTTATGGCTGTAGTGATCCTACTAAAATAAAAGAAAATGATACCCAAGAAGTTCAATCCTTAAAAACAGATTGTGCTGCTGGAGATTTGGAAAGTTGTGCAAATTTGGGCGCGAAATATGCTTTAGGGCAAGATATTAAAAAAGATATCGGTGCGGCAAAAA is a window of Helicobacter sp. 12S02232-10 DNA encoding:
- the aspA gene encoding aspartate ammonia-lyase codes for the protein MSTRKEHDFIGELEIDNDVYYGIQTFRAVENFHITNEKLSDFPIFINALAQVKKAAALANYELGLLDAGIKEAICKACDRILAGEYHDQFVVDMIQGGAGTSTNMNANEVIANIALEMMGHKKGEYHYCHPNDHVNLSQSTNDAYPTALRIALYERLSGLTESMRILKDSFSKKAEEFKDVLKMGRTQLQDAVPMTLGQEFKAFELMINKDIERVLDARNWIRVINLGGTAIGTGINSHPDYKNIVEQKIQEVTGRPFVTATDLIEATQSTGAYVQISGVLKRVSVKLSKICNDLRLLSSGPRAGLNEINLPKMQPGSSIMPGKVNPVIPEVVNQVCFAVIGNDITVTMAAEGGQLQLNVFEPVIAYSLFNSIVMLNRAMLTLANKCIDGISANEDICKNFVLNSIGIVTALNPYIGYENSASIAKESLATGKSVYEIALERGLLNKEQLDEIFKPQNMINPHMYKKNKS
- a CDS encoding cytochrome-c peroxidase gives rise to the protein MRKLAIIGSIIAFCAINAFGESNQELIQKAKGVGLEPIPTGKALKDYQLKKATDTDLATGYKPKMTQAQIELGKKLYFDPRISSSNLISCNTCHNLALGGVDVVPAAIGEKWQPNTHHLNSPTVFNSVFNSVQFWDGRAKHLGDQAQGPIQNPVEMAASPKLVVEKITSMPAYVDEFKKAYGNKVKIDFKLIADTIAMFEETLVTPSRYDDFLKGNPKALSKDEQEGLNIFIDKGCTACHTGINLGGSMQPFGVVKPYKFASIGNFKGDANGMVKVPTLRNITETMPYFHNGQYWDVKDAIKEMGAIQLGITISDDEAKKIQTFFQSLTGTKPEIIYPTLPPVTDKTPKPVF
- the dnaE gene encoding DNA polymerase III subunit alpha yields the protein MSYTHLHLHTEYSLLDGANKIKALAKKIKALGMKSVSMTDHGNMFGAIDFYTTMKKEGIKPIIGIETYLHNASDLGSKESKQRFHLCLYAKNQEGYKNLMYLSSMAFIEGFYYYPRINKKILREHSAGLICSSACLQGEVSWQLNTNNPRNVKIGAKGYDTAKEVALEYQDIFGDDFYIEIMRHGIADQSFIDEQLIRLSLETGIKLIATNDTHYTDQDDASAQEVAMCVAMAKTLDDQNRLKHSVKEFYVKSPQEMARLFADIPEALANTQEIADKCNLEIDLKDEKNNPPTPPRFKFTQEYAKAEGLDITDDASYFAHKAREGLVERLKIIPQERHQLYKDRLEREIEVINSMKFPGYMLIVWDFIRHAKENGIPVGPGRGSAAGSLVAFCLKITNIDPLKYDLLFERFLNPERVSMPDIDTDFCQRRRGEIIEYMIEKYGKYNVAQVITFGKMLAKGVIRDVARVLNMPYREADDMAKLIPDKLGITLQGYEEKDGKWIDGAWELEPKISELTQENPLAKKVWDFSLMLEGLNRNAGKHAAALVLDSERELWHKTPLYTGDKTGGAIVTQYSMKYLEPVDLIKFDFLGLKTLTVIDDALKLIVKRYQKELDFLTIDTDDPEVYKTIQSGNTVGIFQIESGMFQGLNKRLKPSTFEDIIAIIALGRPGPMESGMVDDFVNRKHGLEPITYMFPELEPILKPTYGTIVYQEQVMQIVQTIGGFSLGEADLIRRAMGKKDAQIMADNKVKFAMGAQAKGFDKNKAEELWELIVKFAGYGFNKSHSAAYAMVTFQTAYLKTYYEHEFMAAMLTSESDKIESVAKYIDEVKLLGIELVPPHVNTSALNFGVGDFEVKDSKTIKKIIFGLGAIKGAGEGPLKNIIEVRESEGEFKNLEDFISRVDFTKLTKRILEPLIKTGSLDGLGYTRATMLQNIDAICDAGRAKNKIKEMMAGSLFGDAQDDAQPVALNLTHIFEYDVKTLLDYEYECLGIYVSGHPLDDFQKEIKAIKGVAKSTELNSLEIGSNIMIVGKVLDVKKKIGKKTGKPYGTADILDFYGKIDLMLFEKHLQELESFDLSKPLAFKCKIEEREGNVQLRLLEIMNLEDAKGQNTKIKYKTPQIQDPQEEIIPIDMKPQELNDATCPLAVVLKKSIDGSFFEKIKSEAQKFEGERELRVVIEDGQRKYMFVSSLKVSGKIKQSFCDLEWMDIS
- a CDS encoding pseudouridine synthase: MDGYFVRLNQFISHHTKYSRREADVLIEQGRVNVEKTKADFKTILKDNQRVFIDGKYIKPQKNDLYTVVVYHKPKGEIVSKKDDRGRRVIYDSLGEKYACFVPVGRLDFASEGVILLTDSKKVAQSLMESSLEREYIIKVKGNITQEIIQAMTEGIYLENAQAGAHPKNKIRQMEFAPFAKYEIIKNEKNFSKLKVSIKEGKNRELRRFFAYFKKDVLDLRRIRYGWVCLNALPVGKTRFLNKDEYKLLHKFMDKGD
- a CDS encoding uracil-DNA glycosylase family protein — translated: MRDIQKILHLKFLYYQKMFGGKYIENINLKPFEESLTMPKTSLYDMVSHCALCDRSKSSKPAFGILPSEPKIIFVTQLPLVNAFGAFLENKSSKMLQDIAQNVFALKSQEYGVLSLVKCDDSNLKVSDEEILICKQYLNEQILSKYTKIIILMGDCVLAHLLGLNFEDCAGSIFTQNGKAFLATYSLNQLLKNPSLKKEAMKHFLLARGYFEK